A genomic segment from Sulfitobacter mediterraneus encodes:
- a CDS encoding diguanylate cyclase, translated as MQGKILIVDSIATNRIVLKVKLTAACYTVVQASCVKNALTMAEIHMPDLVICAMTLSDGEAADLCRAMGRNPVTRQICVLALQGSGDAASRVALLKAGAQDVLPKPLDDTLLLGRVRSLLRAQNADAEWQLREDTSRALGLAEPDNPYAEQGRTMFVCASPGTAHSWAIQMRPHLNQQITQAAPDTLMQTLQKGAPPDTFVLILPADREPAQSMLRCIAALRANAQTRHAGVLVLQTKPDAEIGASALDLGADDLMTAGFDPAELSLRLKAMLRRKRIGEQMRATVRTGLKAAVNDPLTGLYNRRYAMPYLAQMATRARDNGASFAVMIADLDHFKRINDKFGHASGDAVLVEVSDRLRGCLRKTDMVARIGGEEFLIVTPAPSLAQAQTAALRVCDAISSSPVNLPPPHAPVSVTASIGMALCDPERHPAKDCDDIGEALLAQADKALYAAKGRGRNQVKLGRPAA; from the coding sequence GTGCAGGGTAAGATCCTCATCGTGGATTCAATTGCCACCAACCGGATCGTGCTGAAGGTCAAGCTGACGGCGGCCTGCTATACGGTTGTGCAGGCGTCCTGTGTGAAAAACGCGCTGACGATGGCCGAAATTCACATGCCGGATCTGGTGATTTGTGCAATGACCCTCTCTGACGGAGAGGCCGCTGACCTCTGCCGGGCGATGGGCCGCAACCCTGTTACCCGGCAGATCTGTGTTCTGGCCCTGCAAGGCTCGGGTGATGCCGCATCGCGGGTGGCCCTGCTCAAGGCCGGTGCGCAGGATGTTCTGCCCAAACCATTGGACGACACATTGCTCCTGGGGCGGGTGCGCAGTCTGCTGCGGGCGCAGAACGCCGATGCAGAATGGCAATTGCGCGAAGACACCAGCCGCGCTTTGGGCCTGGCGGAGCCGGACAATCCTTATGCCGAACAGGGGCGCACGATGTTTGTCTGTGCAAGCCCTGGCACCGCGCACAGTTGGGCCATACAGATGCGGCCCCACTTGAACCAGCAGATCACCCAAGCCGCGCCAGACACCTTGATGCAGACCCTGCAAAAAGGCGCCCCGCCCGATACCTTTGTACTGATCCTGCCCGCTGACCGGGAGCCGGCACAATCGATGTTGCGATGTATCGCTGCGCTGCGGGCCAATGCCCAGACCCGTCATGCCGGCGTTTTGGTCTTGCAAACCAAGCCCGACGCCGAGATCGGTGCCTCTGCGCTGGATCTGGGGGCCGATGATCTGATGACCGCCGGATTTGACCCAGCAGAACTGTCCTTGCGGCTCAAGGCGATGCTGCGCCGCAAGCGCATTGGAGAGCAGATGCGCGCCACCGTGCGCACGGGGCTCAAGGCAGCGGTGAATGATCCACTGACGGGCCTTTATAACCGGCGATATGCCATGCCTTATCTGGCCCAGATGGCCACGCGGGCGCGGGACAATGGCGCGTCTTTTGCGGTGATGATCGCGGATCTGGACCACTTCAAACGGATCAACGATAAATTTGGCCATGCCTCGGGGGATGCGGTTCTGGTGGAAGTTTCGGATCGGCTCAGGGGCTGCCTGCGCAAAACGGATATGGTCGCGCGGATCGGCGGTGAGGAATTTTTGATCGTCACGCCAGCCCCGTCGCTGGCCCAGGCACAAACCGCCGCGCTGCGGGTTTGCGATGCGATATCTTCCAGCCCGGTCAACCTGCCCCCGCCACATGCACCGGTCAGCGTTACGGCCAGCATCGGGATGGCGCTGTGCGATCCGGAACGGCATCCGGCCAAGGACTGCGACGATATCGGCGAGGCCCTGCTCGCGCAGGCAGATAAGGCGCTTTATGCTGCCAAGGGACGCGGACGCAATCAGGTGAAACTCGGACGTCCTGCGGCATAG
- a CDS encoding HAD family hydrolase has translation MTEIKGLLFDKDGTLFDFAATWETWAHAFLLRACEGDHAKAGRVGAAIGFDMQQRNFAPDSVVIASTAGEVTEALHPHFPQMSFAALEDMLNEEAANTQQQQAVPLVPLLTEFRRRGLALGVATNDAEMPARAHLLQAGILEMFDFVAGFDSGHGGKPAPGQMHAFAAQCGLPAGQIAMIGDSTHDLDAGRAAGMICVGVLTGPASRADLAPHADVVLPDIGYLPEWLDAQ, from the coding sequence ATGACTGAAATCAAAGGGCTTTTGTTCGACAAGGACGGAACCTTGTTCGATTTTGCCGCCACCTGGGAAACCTGGGCGCATGCGTTCTTGCTGCGAGCCTGCGAGGGCGATCACGCCAAGGCCGGGCGCGTGGGCGCGGCGATCGGATTTGACATGCAGCAGCGCAACTTTGCCCCTGACAGCGTGGTGATTGCCAGCACCGCAGGAGAAGTGACCGAGGCTTTGCACCCGCATTTTCCGCAGATGTCCTTTGCTGCGCTTGAGGACATGTTGAACGAAGAGGCGGCGAACACACAGCAGCAACAGGCGGTGCCGCTGGTCCCGCTTCTGACCGAGTTCCGGCGTAGGGGGCTGGCGCTTGGGGTGGCAACCAATGATGCGGAAATGCCGGCCCGTGCGCATCTGTTGCAGGCCGGCATTCTAGAGATGTTCGATTTTGTCGCGGGCTTCGACAGTGGTCATGGCGGCAAACCCGCGCCGGGCCAGATGCATGCCTTCGCCGCGCAATGCGGTTTGCCCGCGGGGCAGATTGCGATGATCGGCGACAGCACCCATGATCTGGATGCCGGACGGGCGGCGGGCATGATTTGTGTCGGGGTTCTGACCGGCCCGGCAAGCCGCGCCGATCTTGCGCCGCACGCCGATGTTGTCCTCCCTGATATCGGGTATTTGCCGGAATGGCTGGACGCCCAATGA
- a CDS encoding trimethylamine methyltransferase family protein, whose product MTQPPKRRTRGGGRAGAQDRRGSAVIEQMPWNPPVNIDRPTEPLSPEGVEAIHDGAMRILEEIGIEFLNPEALEILRKAGCTINGENVRMGRDFVMEWVGKAPSEFTLTPRNEKRKITVGGNNLLFGNVSSPPNYWDMSIGKKVPGTREMCKNLLKLTQYFNCIHFAGGYPVEPCDIHASVRHLDVLYDKLTLTDKVMHAYSLGAERVEDVMEMVRIAGGLTHDEFDAAPRMYTNINSTSPLKHDFPMMDGWMRLARRGQGLVVTPFTLAGAMAPVTMSGAVAQSLAEGLCAIVLAQIINPGCPVAIGTFTSNVDMKSGAPAFGTPEYMRATQMTGQLARYYGLPMRSSGVCAANVPDGQAMWETSNSLWASVQSGTNMVYHAAGWLEGGLIASPEKFIMDCEVLQQIQRYMQPEICATGPDEIALDAVKSVGNAGHFFGIQHTQDRYTTAFYQPFLSDWKNYEGWEAAGGIWTAERAHHMFKEIITSFEAPEMDIAIRDELADFVARRKSEGGAPTDF is encoded by the coding sequence ATGACACAGCCACCCAAACGCAGAACCCGCGGCGGCGGCCGCGCAGGTGCACAAGACCGGCGCGGCAGCGCGGTGATCGAACAAATGCCATGGAACCCGCCGGTCAATATCGACCGGCCCACGGAGCCGTTGAGCCCCGAGGGGGTTGAAGCAATCCATGACGGTGCGATGCGCATTCTCGAAGAGATCGGCATTGAATTCCTGAACCCCGAAGCGCTTGAAATCCTGCGCAAGGCGGGCTGCACGATCAATGGCGAAAACGTCCGCATGGGCCGTGATTTTGTTATGGAGTGGGTCGGCAAAGCCCCCTCCGAGTTCACGCTGACACCGCGAAACGAAAAACGGAAAATCACCGTCGGCGGCAACAACCTGTTGTTTGGTAACGTGTCTTCGCCGCCCAACTATTGGGACATGTCGATTGGCAAAAAGGTGCCCGGCACCCGTGAAATGTGCAAGAATCTGCTCAAGCTGACGCAGTATTTCAACTGTATCCACTTTGCCGGCGGCTATCCGGTAGAGCCTTGCGATATCCATGCCTCTGTGCGCCACCTGGACGTACTTTATGACAAGCTGACGCTGACGGACAAAGTGATGCACGCCTATTCGCTGGGCGCTGAGCGTGTCGAAGACGTGATGGAGATGGTGCGCATCGCGGGCGGGCTGACCCACGATGAGTTTGACGCGGCCCCGCGTATGTACACCAACATCAACTCAACCTCGCCGCTCAAGCATGACTTTCCGATGATGGACGGTTGGATGCGCCTGGCGCGGCGCGGGCAGGGTCTTGTCGTGACACCCTTCACCCTTGCAGGTGCGATGGCACCCGTGACAATGTCCGGCGCTGTGGCGCAATCGCTGGCCGAGGGGCTTTGTGCGATTGTCTTGGCCCAGATCATCAACCCCGGCTGCCCGGTGGCGATTGGTACCTTTACCTCCAACGTGGATATGAAATCCGGCGCACCTGCCTTTGGCACGCCTGAGTACATGCGTGCGACCCAGATGACAGGGCAGCTCGCGCGGTACTATGGGCTGCCGATGCGGTCCTCCGGGGTTTGCGCGGCGAATGTGCCGGACGGGCAGGCGATGTGGGAAACCTCCAACAGCCTTTGGGCGTCGGTGCAATCGGGCACCAACATGGTCTACCACGCGGCGGGCTGGCTCGAAGGGGGGCTGATCGCCTCGCCGGAGAAGTTCATCATGGATTGCGAAGTTTTGCAGCAGATCCAGCGGTACATGCAGCCTGAGATTTGTGCGACCGGACCAGACGAGATCGCGCTGGACGCGGTCAAATCCGTGGGCAATGCAGGCCATTTCTTTGGTATCCAGCACACGCAGGATCGTTATACCACGGCATTCTATCAGCCCTTCCTCAGTGACTGGAAAAACTACGAAGGCTGGGAAGCGGCGGGTGGCATCTGGACGGCGGAACGCGCACACCACATGTTCAAGGAAATTATCACCAGCTTTGAAGCGCCGGAGATGGACATTGCGATCCGCGACGAACTGGCCGACTTTGTTGCCCGCCGGAAGTCCGAAGGCGGGGCGCCGACGGATTTCTGA
- a CDS encoding adenylosuccinate synthase, producing the protein MANVVVVGAQWGDEGKGKIVDWLSERADVIARFQGGHNAGHTLVIDGEVFKLHALPSGVVRGGKLSVIGNGVVLDPWHLLNEIKTIEAQGVTINPESLMIAENTPLILPFHGELDRAREEAASKGTKIGTTGRGIGPCYEDKVGRRAIRVADLADAATLEARVDRALQHHDPLRKGLGIAAIDRDALIAQLQDIAPKILPFAAPVWKVLAEKRKAGKRILFEGAQGALLDIDFGTYPFVTSSNVIAGQAATGVGLGPTAIDYVLGIVKAYTTRVGEGPFPTELKDADGQRLGERGHEFGTTTGRQRRCGWFDAALLRQTCATSGITGICLTKLDVLDGFETLKICVGYDLDGRRLDYLPTAAEEQARCVPVYEEMPGWSQSTEGARSWADLPAEAIKYVRRVEELIDCPVALVSTSPEREDTILVTDPFAD; encoded by the coding sequence ATGGCCAACGTAGTTGTTGTCGGTGCCCAATGGGGTGACGAAGGAAAAGGCAAGATTGTCGATTGGCTGTCTGAACGCGCCGACGTGATCGCGCGGTTCCAGGGTGGTCACAACGCCGGCCATACCCTGGTGATTGATGGTGAGGTTTTTAAGCTGCACGCGTTGCCCTCGGGCGTGGTGCGCGGTGGCAAATTGTCGGTGATCGGCAATGGTGTGGTGTTGGATCCCTGGCACCTGCTGAACGAAATCAAGACCATCGAAGCGCAGGGCGTGACGATCAATCCCGAAAGCCTTATGATTGCCGAAAACACGCCGCTGATCCTGCCGTTTCACGGTGAACTGGATCGCGCGCGCGAAGAGGCGGCCAGCAAAGGGACCAAGATCGGGACCACCGGCCGCGGGATCGGACCGTGCTACGAGGACAAGGTTGGCCGCCGTGCCATTCGTGTTGCCGATCTGGCGGATGCCGCGACACTAGAGGCCCGCGTCGACCGTGCCTTGCAGCATCATGACCCGCTGCGCAAAGGGTTGGGGATCGCGGCCATCGACCGCGACGCCCTGATTGCGCAACTGCAAGACATTGCACCAAAAATTCTGCCTTTCGCAGCGCCGGTCTGGAAGGTATTGGCCGAGAAACGCAAGGCGGGTAAACGGATCCTGTTCGAAGGGGCGCAGGGCGCCTTGCTGGATATCGATTTTGGCACCTATCCTTTTGTGACCTCCTCCAACGTGATTGCGGGGCAGGCTGCGACCGGCGTGGGCCTTGGCCCGACCGCTATTGATTATGTGCTGGGCATCGTGAAGGCCTATACAACCCGCGTGGGCGAAGGCCCGTTCCCGACAGAGCTGAAGGACGCGGATGGCCAGCGCTTGGGCGAGCGCGGCCATGAGTTCGGCACCACCACCGGGCGGCAACGCCGCTGTGGCTGGTTCGATGCAGCGTTGCTGCGCCAAACCTGTGCGACCTCTGGCATCACCGGCATCTGCCTGACCAAACTGGACGTGCTGGACGGGTTCGAAACCCTGAAGATCTGTGTTGGCTATGATCTGGACGGTCGGCGGCTGGACTATCTGCCCACCGCTGCCGAAGAACAGGCCCGCTGCGTGCCGGTTTACGAAGAGATGCCCGGCTGGTCTCAATCCACCGAAGGCGCGCGATCCTGGGCGGATCTGCCTGCCGAGGCTATCAAATATGTGCGCCGCGTGGAAGAGTTGATTGATTGCCCGGTCGCGCTAGTTTCCACCTCACCGGAGCGGGAAGATACGATCCTGGTCACTGATCCATTTGCAGACTGA
- a CDS encoding thiamine diphosphokinase, producing MIDPIIHSSAAITLIGGGEANTVDLKEALSIAPICVAADGGVVLALEAGIMPEAVLGDFDSAPSAVLGQIPPARLHRIDEQDTTDFEKALARIDAPVILGAGFLGGRVDHQLAALHGLLAFADRPCVLLGRDEVILLAPPKIALPTRAGDVVSLFPLADAAGQSAGLKWPIDGLNFALGEKIGTSNAATGPMSLQMEQPGLALILSRRLMPDVVAALCQPDAARWPARGR from the coding sequence ATGATTGACCCTATTATACACAGTTCTGCCGCAATCACCCTCATAGGTGGTGGAGAGGCAAACACAGTTGATCTTAAAGAAGCATTAAGTATTGCGCCGATTTGTGTGGCGGCTGATGGCGGTGTGGTCCTGGCATTAGAGGCGGGGATCATGCCGGAAGCGGTGTTGGGGGATTTTGACAGTGCGCCGAGCGCGGTTCTGGGCCAGATCCCACCCGCGCGATTGCACCGGATCGATGAGCAAGACACCACCGATTTTGAAAAGGCGCTGGCGCGGATTGATGCGCCGGTGATTTTGGGCGCTGGGTTTCTGGGCGGACGGGTCGATCATCAACTTGCTGCGCTTCACGGGCTGCTGGCTTTTGCGGACCGCCCCTGTGTGTTGCTGGGCCGTGATGAGGTGATCTTGCTCGCACCGCCCAAGATCGCATTGCCAACACGGGCAGGAGATGTTGTCTCGCTTTTCCCTTTGGCCGATGCGGCAGGGCAAAGCGCGGGTTTGAAATGGCCGATAGATGGGTTGAACTTTGCCTTGGGGGAAAAAATCGGCACCTCCAACGCGGCGACCGGACCTATGTCGTTGCAGATGGAACAGCCCGGTCTGGCGCTGATCCTGTCGCGTCGGCTTATGCCTGATGTGGTTGCGGCGCTTTGCCAGCCAGACGCCGCGCGGTGGCCTGCTCGCGGTAGATGA
- a CDS encoding nitrile hydratase accessory protein, which yields MSAPEPAFEAPWHAQVFALTVHLNEAGHFAWADWAERFGATLARHGLDKELNGGEDYFTAWLETLEGYLAEIGMAAPADVADLRNAWEAAYLSTPHGAPVHLAD from the coding sequence ATGAGCGCGCCTGAACCGGCCTTTGAAGCGCCTTGGCATGCGCAGGTCTTTGCTCTGACCGTACATTTGAATGAGGCGGGGCATTTCGCCTGGGCCGATTGGGCGGAACGCTTTGGCGCAACGCTGGCGCGGCATGGCTTGGACAAAGAGCTGAACGGCGGTGAGGATTACTTTACCGCTTGGCTGGAAACACTTGAGGGCTATCTGGCCGAGATCGGTATGGCCGCCCCCGCGGATGTGGCCGACCTGCGCAATGCATGGGAGGCGGCCTATCTGTCAACGCCGCACGGGGCGCCGGTGCATCTGGCCGATTGA
- a CDS encoding GGDEF domain-containing protein, with the protein MIVSAPVLDVLCPMHLVLSATGHIIHAGPTAHKLCKTDDLLGQRFLEVFDIKRPRAIVSMADLHKARDLKLHLELRDPPRTAFKGIMVPVGDAGNHTVVNLSFGISIVDGVRDYSLSNADFAATDLAIEMLYLVEAKTAAMEASRKLNLRLQGAKIAAEEQAFTDTLTGLKNRRALDTVLKRMVKGTACFGVMNIDLDYFKEVNDTLGHAAGDHVLQIVAQIMVSETRKTDTVARVGGDEFTIVLPEVRNGNLMRRVGRRIIDRLEEPISFNGQDCRISASIGTVWIGEEDQSSMEDVLSNADVALYASKHAGRSRQTVYTPALRKRAPNMAPSERRQNPDPR; encoded by the coding sequence ATGATCGTCTCTGCCCCGGTTTTGGATGTTTTATGCCCGATGCATCTGGTTCTCAGTGCGACAGGCCATATCATTCACGCAGGGCCCACCGCGCACAAGCTGTGCAAGACTGACGATCTATTGGGACAACGGTTTCTGGAAGTGTTTGATATCAAACGCCCCCGCGCGATTGTCTCGATGGCCGATCTGCACAAGGCCCGTGATCTCAAGCTGCATCTGGAACTGCGTGATCCGCCGCGTACCGCGTTCAAGGGGATCATGGTGCCGGTGGGGGATGCGGGCAATCATACGGTTGTGAACCTCAGCTTTGGCATCTCCATTGTGGATGGGGTGCGAGACTATTCCCTGTCCAACGCTGATTTTGCGGCGACCGACCTTGCCATCGAGATGCTTTATCTGGTGGAAGCAAAAACCGCCGCGATGGAGGCATCTCGCAAGTTGAACCTGCGCCTGCAAGGGGCCAAGATCGCGGCGGAGGAACAGGCCTTTACCGACACATTGACGGGCCTCAAGAACCGGCGGGCGCTGGATACGGTGCTCAAACGGATGGTCAAAGGCACTGCCTGTTTCGGGGTGATGAACATTGATCTGGACTATTTCAAAGAGGTCAATGACACGCTGGGCCATGCCGCAGGCGATCATGTGCTGCAGATCGTCGCGCAGATCATGGTCAGCGAAACCCGCAAAACCGATACCGTTGCCCGTGTTGGCGGGGATGAATTTACAATTGTCCTGCCTGAAGTGCGCAATGGCAACCTGATGCGCCGGGTGGGCCGGCGGATCATAGACCGCTTGGAAGAGCCGATATCGTTCAACGGGCAAGATTGCCGGATCTCCGCCAGTATCGGCACCGTCTGGATCGGGGAGGAGGATCAATCGAGCATGGAAGACGTGCTCTCCAACGCGGATGTGGCACTTTATGCCTCCAAACATGCGGGGCGGTCGCGGCAAACGGTCTACACACCGGCCTTGCGAAAAAGGGCTCCCAATATGGCCCCGTCAGAGCGGCGGCAGAACCCTGATCCGCGTTAG
- a CDS encoding GntR family transcriptional regulator yields the protein MAQDRKYSKEDVLHHLRHAILTQDLQPGADLDEARLSEEWHLSRTPLREVLRQLAGEGFVEIRTNRGARVAEMSHKTLRDFFLAAPMIYGAILRLAAQNAKPSQIAALKDAQSAFKAALRGGDIAARALANNHFHDVTGQMAGNVYLLPSFQRLLIDHARISMTFFRPQDAEMEENLTSASDQHDAIIAAIEAADDDAAADLAIAHWNLSRGRIEQFVMPAGLDLQLGTGTAPE from the coding sequence GTGGCACAGGACAGGAAATATTCTAAAGAAGATGTGTTGCATCATCTGCGGCACGCGATCCTGACCCAGGACTTGCAGCCAGGCGCGGATCTGGATGAGGCGCGATTGTCGGAGGAATGGCACTTGTCGCGCACGCCGCTGCGCGAAGTGCTGCGCCAGTTGGCAGGCGAAGGATTTGTTGAAATCCGCACCAACCGCGGCGCACGTGTTGCCGAGATGAGCCACAAGACCCTGCGCGACTTTTTTCTCGCAGCTCCAATGATTTATGGCGCGATCCTCAGGTTGGCAGCGCAGAATGCGAAACCGTCCCAGATTGCGGCTCTCAAAGATGCGCAAAGCGCCTTCAAAGCGGCATTGCGCGGCGGTGATATCGCGGCACGGGCCTTGGCCAACAACCATTTTCATGACGTGACCGGACAGATGGCGGGAAATGTGTATCTTCTGCCCAGCTTCCAGCGTCTGCTGATTGATCACGCGCGGATCTCGATGACGTTCTTCCGTCCGCAAGACGCCGAGATGGAAGAGAACCTGACCTCCGCCAGCGACCAGCACGACGCGATCATCGCGGCGATTGAGGCCGCGGATGATGATGCCGCGGCCGATCTGGCCATCGCACATTGGAACCTGTCGCGCGGGCGTATCGAACAATTTGTCATGCCCGCCGGGCTTGACCTGCAACTGGGAACCGGCACCGCGCCGGAGTGA
- a CDS encoding DUF2842 domain-containing protein produces MALSYKARRRWSLVILLVGLPVYIACAVWAVNQFERPSILLELGIYVGLGIVWILPFKFVFIGIGQADPDQDK; encoded by the coding sequence ATGGCACTCAGCTACAAGGCACGCAGACGTTGGTCATTGGTGATCCTGCTGGTGGGATTGCCGGTCTATATCGCTTGCGCGGTCTGGGCGGTGAACCAGTTTGAGCGTCCGTCGATCCTTTTGGAACTGGGCATCTATGTCGGGCTTGGCATTGTCTGGATCTTGCCCTTCAAGTTTGTATTTATTGGGATCGGTCAGGCCGATCCGGATCAGGACAAATAG
- a CDS encoding DUF6524 family protein, with product MGFVLRWICAFGLLAATFNPTEYNYATWVRDFGRENLSVAVLLGLLLMIGYIIYLRATLRSIGGFGMMLVLAVVSASLWVLYDFKVLRLDNASANVWLALAALSLVLGIGLSWSHVRRNLSGQADMDDVDN from the coding sequence ATGGGCTTTGTCCTGCGCTGGATCTGTGCATTTGGTCTGCTCGCCGCGACCTTCAACCCGACCGAGTATAACTACGCCACTTGGGTGCGTGATTTCGGGCGGGAAAATCTGTCTGTTGCGGTGCTTTTGGGGCTGCTTTTGATGATTGGCTATATCATCTATCTGCGGGCCACTTTGCGATCTATCGGCGGTTTTGGTATGATGCTTGTGCTGGCCGTTGTCTCGGCCTCGCTTTGGGTGCTTTATGATTTCAAGGTGCTACGCCTCGACAATGCCAGCGCAAATGTCTGGCTGGCACTGGCCGCACTCAGCCTTGTTTTGGGCATCGGCCTGAGTTGGAGCCATGTGCGGCGCAACCTGTCCGGACAGGCCGATATGGACGATGTGGACAACTGA
- a CDS encoding heme NO-binding domain-containing protein produces the protein MHGLFNRSIQNFVCDTYGPAVWEASARHANLDFIEFEAMLEYDDAITPAILDAVSKTVERPRVDVMEDIGTYLVSHPRFEGTRRLLRFGGVNFEDFLHSLDDLADRARLALSDLHLPRIELRDHVDGHFSLICAAPVAGYGHVMMGVLRVMADDYGALALLEHTGGGQGVETVSITLVKTDFSEGRRFDLGARAT, from the coding sequence ATGCATGGGTTATTCAACCGCAGCATCCAGAATTTTGTCTGTGACACTTACGGCCCCGCCGTATGGGAGGCCAGTGCCCGCCATGCCAATCTCGACTTTATCGAGTTTGAAGCCATGCTTGAGTATGACGACGCCATCACGCCCGCCATTCTTGATGCGGTGTCCAAAACGGTGGAACGGCCCCGCGTCGACGTGATGGAGGATATCGGCACCTATCTGGTGTCGCATCCGCGGTTCGAAGGCACTCGGCGGCTGCTGCGTTTTGGCGGCGTGAATTTTGAGGATTTTCTGCATTCTCTGGATGATCTTGCAGATCGGGCGCGTTTGGCGCTGTCCGATCTGCACCTGCCCCGGATAGAATTGCGCGATCACGTCGATGGGCATTTCTCGCTGATTTGTGCGGCTCCTGTGGCGGGCTATGGCCATGTGATGATGGGGGTTCTTCGGGTTATGGCGGATGACTACGGGGCGCTGGCACTGCTGGAACATACCGGCGGCGGGCAAGGCGTTGAAACGGTGTCGATCACATTGGTCAAAACCGACTTTTCCGAAGGGCGGCGTTTCGACCTCGGCGCACGGGCGACGTGA
- a CDS encoding DUF3572 domain-containing protein, whose translation MTLSVDAAEILALRALAWLAANDDLLTTFLGSTGASEADLRERAGDPVFLGAVLDFLMMDDAWVIGFCDSAAIPYDQLMQARMALPGGAQVNWT comes from the coding sequence ATGACACTCTCTGTTGATGCTGCTGAAATTCTGGCGCTGCGGGCGCTGGCGTGGTTGGCGGCCAATGATGACCTGTTGACGACCTTTCTTGGAAGCACGGGTGCGTCAGAGGCGGATCTGCGCGAACGGGCCGGCGATCCGGTCTTTTTGGGCGCGGTTTTGGATTTTCTGATGATGGATGACGCTTGGGTTATTGGCTTTTGTGACAGCGCCGCGATCCCATACGATCAATTGATGCAGGCCCGTATGGCCCTGCCGGGCGGAGCACAGGTGAATTGGACATGA
- a CDS encoding DMT family transporter, which translates to MTQDKPLIGIALMLGFCAVAPFGDAVAKILGTSVPLAEVVLVRFAVQTLILFPLVWSTGRVWRMRGRILGLTVLRTVLHIVGIAAMFTALQYLPLADAVAIVFVMPFFMLLLGKFVLNEEVGSRRLMACILGFTGTLFVVQPSFVNVGWPALLPVFVAANFSVFMLVTRQIAKETDPIGSQAVSGLIAVAIMVPVIWAGSGHGLNPLNLIQPNAQEWGLLIAIGVLGTGAHLLMCWSLRYAPSTTLAPMQYLEIPVATLLGFVFFKDLPNLLASLGIVITIISGLYIIYREQATARRLAGKAPQPHQA; encoded by the coding sequence ATGACACAGGACAAACCCCTCATCGGAATCGCGCTTATGCTCGGGTTTTGCGCGGTCGCCCCATTTGGCGACGCCGTGGCCAAGATTCTGGGCACCTCTGTACCTCTGGCCGAGGTCGTTCTCGTCCGGTTTGCAGTGCAGACGCTGATCCTGTTCCCGCTGGTCTGGTCCACGGGCCGCGTATGGCGCATGCGGGGCCGTATCCTTGGGCTGACGGTTTTGCGCACCGTTCTACATATCGTCGGCATCGCCGCGATGTTTACAGCCTTGCAATACCTGCCCTTGGCCGATGCTGTGGCGATTGTCTTTGTCATGCCATTCTTCATGCTGCTGCTCGGAAAATTTGTCCTGAACGAAGAGGTCGGCAGCCGCCGATTGATGGCCTGTATCCTCGGCTTTACCGGCACGCTTTTTGTGGTGCAGCCCAGCTTTGTTAATGTTGGCTGGCCTGCGCTTTTGCCGGTTTTTGTCGCTGCCAATTTTTCTGTTTTTATGCTGGTCACAAGGCAAATCGCCAAAGAGACTGACCCGATCGGATCGCAGGCTGTCAGCGGGTTGATCGCGGTCGCCATCATGGTGCCGGTGATCTGGGCCGGATCCGGGCATGGGCTCAACCCGCTCAATCTGATTCAACCCAACGCTCAGGAATGGGGCCTGCTGATTGCCATCGGCGTTTTGGGAACGGGCGCGCATCTGTTGATGTGTTGGTCCTTGCGCTATGCGCCCTCGACCACGCTGGCCCCGATGCAGTACCTTGAAATTCCGGTCGCGACCTTGCTGGGCTTTGTGTTTTTCAAAGACCTGCCAAATCTCCTGGCCAGCCTTGGCATCGTCATTACCATTATCTCGGGCCTCTACATCATCTACCGCGAGCAGGCCACCGCGCGGCGTCTGGCTGGCAAAGCGCCGCAACCACATCAGGCATAA